Within the uncultured Draconibacterium sp. genome, the region GTTTATCGATAAGGTTTACGATCATAAAGTAGAACGGAATTACCAGGCTGCAACACTTGAAAACGAGTTTGTGAAACTGGTTATGCTACCCGAAATCGGAGGACGCATATTTGAAGCGCAAGACAAAGCCAATAATAATTACAACTTCTTCTACCAGCAGAAGGTGATTAAACCTGCCCTTGTTGGTTTAGCCGGTCCGTGGATTAGTGGAGGTGTAGAGTTTAACTGGCCACAGCACCACCGCCCCGGAACGTATTTACCCAGCGATGTTTACATTGAAGAAGAAGCTGATGGCGCCAGAACGATCTGGATGTCGGAATACGACCCGATGTACCGCCTGAAAGGTATGCATGGAATTCGTATTCGCCCAAACAGTGCTTTGATAGAATTGCGCGGACGTTTGTTTAACCGCACGCCGTTAACACAAACTTTCCTGTGGTGGGCAAACGTAGCGGTTGAGGTGCACAAAGATTACCAGAGCTTTTTCCCGCCCGATGTGCATTACGTGGCCGACCATGCAGTGCGCGCTCAAAGTAGTTTCCCTTTTGCTGAAAATGATTATTACGGAATTCCTTACCACGAAAGACCGGGCAGGAACGACTTGCGTAATTACAACAATATTCCGGTGCCAACCAGTTACATGGTTTGCGACACGAAATACGATTTCTTCGGAGGTTACGATTTTAAAGAAGACGGTGGCTTTATTCATGTCGCTAATCGTCATATTTCGCCAGGCAAGAAACAATGGACCTGGGGAAGTGAAGATTTTGGCCGCGCCTGGGATCGCGAACTAACCGATGAAGGCGGACCATATTTCGAATTAATGGCAGGGGTTTACACCGATAACCAGCCTGATTTTACCTACCTGCTTCCTTATGAAACAAAGACCTTCTCGCAATTCTGGTGGAGTTATAAAAACCTGGGACCGGTACAAAATGCCAATAAAGATCTGGCTATTCGGTTCGAAATTCAGCAAGGAAATAAATTGGATTTGGGTGTTGCCGGCAGTCGTAAGTTCGAAAACCTTCAATTTATTTTGTTGATTGGTAGCAAAAAGAAAGTTTTTGAAAAGCAAACGATATCGCCTGAAAAGCCCTGGAAAGATACTTCAATTCAGATTGAAGCGGGGCAGGAGAATTCAATTTCGTTAATTGTAGTTGATGAGCAGGGAAAAGAACTAATTGCTTATCATCACCGTGAAGTTACTAAAGAACGAAACCGTAAGCTGGCATTTGAGCCAAAACAGCCCGAAGAGATTGAAAGTGCCAACGAGTTGGAATTGATTGGCGAACACCTGGAATTGTACCGTCATCCTACCCGTTATCCAGAACCATACTGGCAGGAAGCCATTAAACGCGATCCGAAAAGTTACAAATCATATATTGCGTTAGGTCGCGTTGAGCTTAAAAATGGCAAGTTTGCCGAAGCTGAAAATAACTTCAGAACAGCCATCGATATTATGATCACTTATCATCCAAACCCGGCATCGGGCGAGGCGCATTATTTCTGTGGTTTGGCTTGTTCTTTACAGGGAAGAAAAGATGAAGCTTACGGATTGTTTTACAAATCGACCTGGAACTTTGAGTGGCGCTCGGCTGCTTATTACCAATTGGCTACGCTCGATTGTTTGAAGGCCGACTATGAAACGGCTCTCGAGCATCTGGAGGCGTCGTTAGACACAAATCGTCAGAATAACAAAGCATACATTTTAAAAACGGTAATTCTGAAAAACCAGGGCGAAAAAGTAGCTGCAGAAAGTGTGCTTACGGAATTGTCCAAAACTGATGCGCTCGACCAGTGGGCAAAATTTGAAATGGCAATATTGTCGGGTAGCTACGATGAGTTTATCGAATCATCAAGAAACGATGCACAAACCATCATTGATATTGCATTTGATTATGCTGAAGCCGGTTTTTATCAGGAAGCAATTAATGTAATTGAGTTGCATCATAAAAACGAAATACCTGAATGTGCTGTGCCAAATCCAATGGCAAAAGCGCTAATGACCGAGTTTATTTTGGCCTGGTTATACGAATTGAGCGGCGATAATACCAAAGCATCTGAAATTCTTGCAAAAACAAAATCAGCATCTTACGACTATGTCTTCCCATCGCGCACTTACGAACAGTTGGTGTTGGAGTGGGCATTAAAAGTTGATTCGAAAAATACAATTGCCGCTTTCGGATTGGGTAACTATTATTTCAACCTGAAAAGGCACAAAGATGCTATAAGCGTATGGGAAAAAGCTGCCGATGCAAACAGTAAATACGGTACACTGTATCGAAATTTAGGAATCGCTTACTGGAATACCTTTGAAGAGGGCGAAAAAGCCAGAAAAGCATTTTTAAAAGCTGTAGGACTGGCTCCGAACGATATGCGTATTCGATACGAATTCGACCAATTAAGGAAAAAATTGAACGACGATCCTAAACAACGATTGAAAGATTTGTTGCCGATTAAAGATCAGATAACAACCCGTGATGATTTTTCGGTTGAACTGGCTGCGCTGTACAATTTTAACGGCGAATACAACAAGGCTTTAAATCTGCTGGAGAACCGTGATTTTCACCCATGGGAAGGTGGTGAAGGCCAGGTTCTGCGTCAGTTTACCTACGCTTGTTTGAAACTTGGGCAATTAGCTTTGCAAAACGGGGATGCTGAATTTGCTTTGGAATACTTTAATAAATCAGTGAACACGCCGGATAATTTGGGCGAAAAATACCATATGTTGCAAGCTGTTGCACACATTAATTACTGGAAAGGAATGGCTCTTAAAGCTCTTGGAAAACCAGAAGAAGCCAAAGCACATTTCGTTGAAAGTAAAAACGAGGAAGGCGACTTTATTGATATGGCCGTAAGTGCTTATTCTGAGTTGTCGTACTACAAAGCACTGTCGCTAAACGAACTGGATGAAAAAGTTGAGGCCCAGGATTTATTGGCTGATATCAAGAAATTTGGAGAAAGCAAATTGAACGAAAAAGCGCAGATTGACTATTTTGCAACTTCGCTGCCACTGTTGCTGGTGTTCGAAGATGATATCCAGAAACGAAATACCATTGATGCGAAATACCTGATTGCTCTTGCTCACGTAGGACTGGGATCATATGGCGATGCGATAGATAACCTGAAAGAAGTATTGCAGTTGAATTCGATGCATGTGGGCTCAAAAGATTTATTGGAACAGGTTACTGCGGAAGTTGCGTAATTATTCAAATAGAAGTTGTTATGAGAATGAAATATAGTGTTTTAGTATTATTTGTAGCCGTGGTTTTTGCGGGGTGTTCCAAATCACCGGTTAAGGAAATCAACCTGTCCGGGGAATGGTCTGTGAAACTCGATTCCATGAACATTGGAATGGATGAAGGATGGGCGGATAAAAAGCTGGATGGTGTTTCGGTTCAGTTGCCGGGTACTTTAGACGATGCCGGGCTGGGAAAGGCAAATACACAAAAGCCGGTGATGGACAACAGTGTGATGTGGGGACTGACGCGCAAGCATCAATATATTGGAAAAGCCTGGTACCAGAAAGAGGTTGATGTACCTGCAAACTGGGAAGGGAAAAACATCGAGTTAAAGTTGGAGCGTGTAATCTGGCAATCACAGCTGTTTATTGATGGTAAGCCGGTTGGAAAAAATGAGAGTTTAACAACGCCACATATTTTCGATTTAAGTTCGTTGATAACACCGGGCAAGCATCAAATAACGGTTTGTATCGACAACTCAAATATTTATCCGCTGATTAATGCGCAAAGCGACAAGTACCCAGATCCGATAAATCAGGATCTGGCGCATTCTTATACCAACCACACACAAATAAAATGGAATGGAGTAATCGGCGACATAAAACTTACCGCATCAGAAACAGGTAAGATTGAAGATTTGCAGGTGTATTCCAACATTTCGGAAGGAACGATTAAGGCTACTTTTAAGAATCCTGACAATCTTGAAAATCTGAATTATCAGATTCTGACAACTGCAGGAGAGCTTGTTGCCGAAGGTATTATTGAAAAAGGTGCCGAAGAAATCATAATTTCCAAACCGGAAGGAGTGGAACTCTGGGATGAATTCAATCCGAATTTGTACGATTTTAAGGTAACTGCCGGAAATGAATCTACCACTGCAAGATTTGGTTACAGCCAGATTGCGAAAGACGGTGGTGTACTTACTTTAAATGGTAAACGAATCTTTTTACGCGGTAACCTGGAATGTGTCATTTTCCCATTAACCGGTCATCCACCAATGGAAAAAGAGGACTGGGCGAAGTTGATTGCACAGGCCAAAGCTTATGGTTTAAATCACTTGCGTTTTCACTCATGGTGCCCGCCTGCCGCTGCATTTGAAGCTGCCGATGAGGCTGGCTTTTATTATCAGGTGGAACTGCCGCACTGGAGTTTACATTTTGGAGAAGATGAAAAAACTACCACGTTTTTATTAAACGAAGCAGACCGGATTTTAAGCAATTATGGAAATCATCCTTCGTTTGTTTTGATGGCTTTGGGCAACGAACTGGAAGGTGATGCTGATTTGCTAAATTCTACTGTTGCAGCTTTGCGCGCAAAAGATAATCGTCATTTATACATGACAACGACTTACTCATTCCAGTATCCGTTGGGAACGATTGCTCAACCGGAAGATGACTTTTTTGTTACCCAGAAAACCGATAAAGGCTGGGTTCGCGGACAGGGTATTTTTAACGAACAGTATCCGAATTTTAAAGAAGATTATACTGCCACCAGCGAGCATGTGCCGGTTCCGTTAATTTCGCACGAAATCGGACAATATTCGGTTTATCCCGACATGTCGGAGATTGAAAAATATACCGGTGTTCTTAAGCCGCTCAATTTTATGGCTGTTCGTAACGAACTCGAAAAAAACGGTTTGTTGGAACTGGCTGATAAATTTACTTACGCATCAGGAAAACTGGCTGCAATTCTTTACAAAGAAGAAATCGAACGTGCTTTAAAAACACCTGCATTCGATGGTTTTCAGTTGCTGCAATTACAGGATTTCCCAGGACAGGGAACTGCGCTGGTTGGTTTGCTGAATGCTTTTTGGGAGTCGAAAGGTGTAATCAGTGCCGAAGAATTCCGTCAGTTTAATGCCGAAGTAGTTCCACTTATTCGTTTTGAAAAAGCGGTTTATGAAAATGGTGAAACTTTCGCGGCTTCAATGGAAGTTGCCAACTTCTTCAAAGAAATGAGGGGGCAGACTTTGGAATGGACGATTACCAATGAAGCAGGAGAGAAAGTAAAAGAAGGTAAAGTTGATAATGTTGATTTACTATTGGGAAACAACGGAGATTTAGGCA harbors:
- a CDS encoding DUF5107 domain-containing protein; translation: MNAKVKAEIKKLMIPTYELGKSEINPVFFEKRVYQGSSGKVYPVPFIDKVYDHKVERNYQAATLENEFVKLVMLPEIGGRIFEAQDKANNNYNFFYQQKVIKPALVGLAGPWISGGVEFNWPQHHRPGTYLPSDVYIEEEADGARTIWMSEYDPMYRLKGMHGIRIRPNSALIELRGRLFNRTPLTQTFLWWANVAVEVHKDYQSFFPPDVHYVADHAVRAQSSFPFAENDYYGIPYHERPGRNDLRNYNNIPVPTSYMVCDTKYDFFGGYDFKEDGGFIHVANRHISPGKKQWTWGSEDFGRAWDRELTDEGGPYFELMAGVYTDNQPDFTYLLPYETKTFSQFWWSYKNLGPVQNANKDLAIRFEIQQGNKLDLGVAGSRKFENLQFILLIGSKKKVFEKQTISPEKPWKDTSIQIEAGQENSISLIVVDEQGKELIAYHHREVTKERNRKLAFEPKQPEEIESANELELIGEHLELYRHPTRYPEPYWQEAIKRDPKSYKSYIALGRVELKNGKFAEAENNFRTAIDIMITYHPNPASGEAHYFCGLACSLQGRKDEAYGLFYKSTWNFEWRSAAYYQLATLDCLKADYETALEHLEASLDTNRQNNKAYILKTVILKNQGEKVAAESVLTELSKTDALDQWAKFEMAILSGSYDEFIESSRNDAQTIIDIAFDYAEAGFYQEAINVIELHHKNEIPECAVPNPMAKALMTEFILAWLYELSGDNTKASEILAKTKSASYDYVFPSRTYEQLVLEWALKVDSKNTIAAFGLGNYYFNLKRHKDAISVWEKAADANSKYGTLYRNLGIAYWNTFEEGEKARKAFLKAVGLAPNDMRIRYEFDQLRKKLNDDPKQRLKDLLPIKDQITTRDDFSVELAALYNFNGEYNKALNLLENRDFHPWEGGEGQVLRQFTYACLKLGQLALQNGDAEFALEYFNKSVNTPDNLGEKYHMLQAVAHINYWKGMALKALGKPEEAKAHFVESKNEEGDFIDMAVSAYSELSYYKALSLNELDEKVEAQDLLADIKKFGESKLNEKAQIDYFATSLPLLLVFEDDIQKRNTIDAKYLIALAHVGLGSYGDAIDNLKEVLQLNSMHVGSKDLLEQVTAEVA
- a CDS encoding sugar-binding domain-containing protein; the protein is MRMKYSVLVLFVAVVFAGCSKSPVKEINLSGEWSVKLDSMNIGMDEGWADKKLDGVSVQLPGTLDDAGLGKANTQKPVMDNSVMWGLTRKHQYIGKAWYQKEVDVPANWEGKNIELKLERVIWQSQLFIDGKPVGKNESLTTPHIFDLSSLITPGKHQITVCIDNSNIYPLINAQSDKYPDPINQDLAHSYTNHTQIKWNGVIGDIKLTASETGKIEDLQVYSNISEGTIKATFKNPDNLENLNYQILTTAGELVAEGIIEKGAEEIIISKPEGVELWDEFNPNLYDFKVTAGNESTTARFGYSQIAKDGGVLTLNGKRIFLRGNLECVIFPLTGHPPMEKEDWAKLIAQAKAYGLNHLRFHSWCPPAAAFEAADEAGFYYQVELPHWSLHFGEDEKTTTFLLNEADRILSNYGNHPSFVLMALGNELEGDADLLNSTVAALRAKDNRHLYMTTTYSFQYPLGTIAQPEDDFFVTQKTDKGWVRGQGIFNEQYPNFKEDYTATSEHVPVPLISHEIGQYSVYPDMSEIEKYTGVLKPLNFMAVRNELEKNGLLELADKFTYASGKLAAILYKEEIERALKTPAFDGFQLLQLQDFPGQGTALVGLLNAFWESKGVISAEEFRQFNAEVVPLIRFEKAVYENGETFAASMEVANFFKEMRGQTLEWTITNEAGEKVKEGKVDNVDLLLGNNGDLGNIELAVNVNKAEKLVVQVALSGTEYKNSWPVWVYPKEAKVSSDKVVVTASLQQAKQELDKGNTVLLNPDYKKLKGIAGRFVPVFWSPVHFPNQPSSMGLLMDEEHAAFNDFPTDAYTDWQWWDLCIKSKSLIVDDLDVTPIVRVIDNFVTNHHLTNVFETKVGEGKLVYSSIDLVNNLDERPVARQLRSSLLQYMESDEFNPSGSVTIDELDFADNTARKKFEASDIYND